The Amblyomma americanum isolate KBUSLIRL-KWMA chromosome 2, ASM5285725v1, whole genome shotgun sequence genome contains the following window.
TACTGCTTTATCATGAGAGCTGGTTCTGTAGGCGAGAATAGATGCAATTCTGTACAGTACGCGGCTTAATATGTTAAGTTTATATAATGATTCGGTTCCATAAATTGTTATTCCATATCACAATATGGATTCTCCTAACCCCTTATAAATATTTTTCTAACCGACACATCGCAAATAGATCGTAGGGCATACATATAAGCATACACCAGGCGCAAACGTTTGGCTAGCTCTTGAATATGAAAGTTCTATGACAGAGTTTCGTCAAATGTCATGCCAATATACTTGAAGCTCAATATAAGTTCCAAAGGTTGGCATGAACAGCATGCACATTTCTTATCATGAATATATATATTAGAGCATGTTCGAAGTTTTTTGTTTGGactatgaaaacaaagaaggcagGTTTTTGAGATATTAGTATAAATCTTATTAGCGTTGAACCATTCTATCAAAAAATGAACATCCCGTTGCACCCTGCCGCATGCTTCTTCATAGGTTTCACTTGGTATGACCAGAGCAGagtcatctgcatataaaaaaAATCTGAGAGCTTAAAGGAAGATCGGTCATGTCATTGACGTAAATATTTAATAATAAGGGTCCTAAAACTGACCCCTGAGGAACACCAATAGAAACGTGTAACATTGTAATATATGATTCGCCTATTCGAACACATTGCTCTCGATCAGTAAAATAGCTCTTAAAAAATGACATGTAAGGACCTCTGAAACCAAAATGATGGAGTTTAGCTAATAGTAAATTATGGTTAATAGTATCAAACGCTTTTTGAAGATAAATAAAAAGTGTAAAGACAATGTTATTTTTACCTATTTCTTTACAGATTAAATCATGAAAATCTTTTCTTATTTTCTCGATGATATTTCGAAAACTGTAACTTCGAAAATTTAAGCAATGAACTATGACCCGCATGTCACGTTGCTCATCAGCGCATCAGCAAGTACACTTGTACTTTAGCACAGTGCAAAAAAACTTCTTTTTTGCTAGCCCTAATGCCATTTTGATGCTCCATCGCGGCTATGCAACAGCACAGTTCTGCGCGCCAGTTATATTACAACTCATGGGAACCTTTCTCGCGCTGTGATCTTTCTACACCATGGAAGCTACACCGGTGTACTTTGCCGTGACAGTAGCACGATGCGGACACGAGGAATTACGGCTACTTAGAAGAATCATTAATAGGTACACTCATATCGCATCAAAAGCACTCTTCATTGGAAAGTACTGGCGAAATGAGACCAGAAACAGCCAGATTGCGTCTTCCTTTGCCTTTACATTTTTTCGTTGCTAAATGTTCTGTGGAGACATGAATGTATTGTAGAAAAGTTTTGCATTCATGTTTTATTTCTCTACTTAGGACCCCGGACGAGGTATTTGCTTTAGTGGCAGATGTTATGCAATACGTTCCAATGCCCAGGAGTTCAACAACCAGCAGGACTTCAATGAAATGCAACAAGTACTTCGCCGCTTCAGAAGACACTCGCACTCAAGTAAGCCTACTACATGCAAGAGAGGAGGTTCATCAGTAACTGAAGAAGAAAAATACATAGGGTAACTTAGGAACAACTTTGAAGGGCATAAGCAGCATTTTTCAACCGGTTGTCTTTTCACTCTTCCGCTCGAAATTCCAAGTTCTTATTTGGAGAAACTAAAAGTACACGAGTTAGTTGACGTCACTAGGTTTGGTACAGGCTCagtcaaatgcaaaaaaaaaaataaatggttgTTGAAGAAAGAgaatggcacaatatctgtctcacatcttggcgaaCACCTGTACCGTGCCgcacgggaagggataaaggagggagtgagagaagaaagtaaaaaaaaatagatgcagtAGTTCGAGGGCCCGCaaaaattttgaccgcctggggatctttaacgtgcactgacaaggcACGGCacgcacacgggtgccttttgggtttcgcctccattgaaatgcggccgccgcagccgggttcgaaccagggtactccggctaAGTAGCAGagcatcctaaccactgagccaccgcgtgaAATGTTATTGACAGTGTGTGTTATCTGGTGCGGGTAAATTTGGTTGCAGCACTCAATATATCTTCGAAGTTTAAAATGGGCTTTAAAACAGAAATTATTGTGTCGTATTAAAATTTTTAGAATTATAAAAGCGGCTTGTGAGCCACTTCATCACAAAAGATACTTTGAAAGCACAGAAACAGTGCAAAAGTTCAGTGTTGCTACTAGTAAACGTATGCGCGACATTTGACCGTGAACCAAACTTTTCTCATGTTGAGGCCTAGGGATAGGCTGTATGGATTGCGTAGAGTTGCGGAATTTTGTGCTGAGAGGTACTCGTATAGTGCAGTCTCTGCCTGAACGATTCCCTTTGCGCCTACGCTATTAAACCTAATTCGATAGCCACGATAACAGACTGGTATACGGAACAGGCAATGTCGCGATGATCAATGCTTGCGCGCAGAAACGCGTATCCTTCAATGCGTCAGTTCACGGACTCTCGCGACGCCTATGGGTTTCTGTAAGAAACCTGTATGGCTTTCCTCtgtggccgtatggctgcgcttgggtggatgccagtgagtaattactaccTTATTACAAGCTCTACTCCACCTAGGAGGATTCTCCTGAACGTTTCACCCGCTTCTACCTGCTTGCATTCTCAAAAAGCGTCTTTGCTAACAGTCTCTTCTGAGAGAACTGAGAATCTTCTTTCTTCGTAATCCACAAAATTATACTGACTTCATTGCACACCGTGCATTATTCCTCAAACAGGCGAAGATTTGTGAAACTTTTAAAACTGTTTAGCGTAATTCGTGAGCCGCTATCTGTCCCGTGGGCAGACACGTTCTCAAGCTACTTTATGATTGCGCAAGGCGAACGAAAAAGCAAGCTCTATTACAGGAACGCACATTTTTCTTGCTGTCATCTTGTCTGAAGGCCTTTAGAAAGGACAATGCAATTTCCTGCGATATATTTACGGCGAGTGGTACTAACAGTTGAGCGTGTTGACTGGCCTCCTTACAGTCGTGGTTGGGGACCTCTTATAGTAAGAATTCGGAGTAACGTTAGAACTTGGCAGCGATTTTTCAGTTCTGGCTGATGGCATAGCTGCACGAAAGTATTAAGTTTCAAACCACATTTACTGGTGATGAGAAGGTGTGTGGTTGTTGCTGTCTACCGTTCATGTGCGAAAGAGTGATGCAAGAACTATGCAAGAAACCTTTCAAAACAAGTGAAACTTCATCTATGTGCTTACATTCTATTAGCCAACTTTGCACCCCCTATGCTCACAACAGTTACGAAGAAAGGCACACCTCTCGCACAGACTATCATTATCTTTTTCAAAGAGAGACAGCATTTTTTATTTGATTATTGCTTGAAAacgtatttttttctctttttttgtgatTCCTCATAACAATGGTAATAACGGCGCCATTCGACACTACATCTTCTGATATTGTAAGAGGGGGCATTTCTCGAATTCATGCTTTGTATGTTGTAGATTTCTTATGGCGCGCAAAGAGATGATAGCATCAAGTCGCATTAAGTACCATGCCGTTTAACAAAGCTCCGCTGGTGGCTTTGTGATCGCAATGAGAATAGGTAGTGTTGTTCATGCTGCTGGGCCTATGTCTAGAACATGATTTAGGCAAGCGCTTAGAACCTTTTTTCCACAGTGTATTGCACCATCATTAGCAGTACTTACTGAATTTCAGAGGCACACGTGACAGAAATTGTTGTTCCATTCTGTTTCTCTTTCCCTTCCGCAGGAACGCTCCGCAAATTCAAGAGGCAGATATTTGAAAGCCTACGTTCCAAAATCGAACACGAAAAAGAGAGATTATTGGGAAGTTTCGAAGACTCGTCGTCGGAAGAAAGCTCCTCCTCCAGTAgccgaaacaaaaagaaaagagaaaagcacagTTCAAGAGCAagccacaaaaaaagaaataagcatGGGGATCTTCGAAGACGAATTATTGATTCCAGGGAAAGGCTCGAACGTAGGCGGGAGCGTCTACGGGAGTACTTGGCGGAAAAAAGAGAGGAACGCCACCGAAGGCGAGAGGAGCTGGCGGAAAAAGTAACAACAGCGGCCGCCACGGTTGCCACCTTTTTGAAAGAACGGCTTCAGAACGCCACAGATCGCGTGAAAGACACGCTACGGCTTGACGAACACAAAGAAGACAAAAGAGAGCTAGAGAAGTCGGGAAAGGTAGGCACGTTAGGCTCTTTCAACGGAGGTACTAGAGGACCAACACCAGGAATCTACAGCAAGCCGAAAGTCGATAAAATATCAGGATCTTCCTTCCTTTCGCCTAATGGCGAAACACCAAGGCGAGCTTCGACAAAAGTGGATAGGCACCCTGTTCGCGGATACCGAGAAAGGGAAGTAGGAAGAAGGACATTTGAAGCAAAAACTGGTAATGGCACACATGGAGCCGCGGGGAACGCCTTCGGAGTCAGGGAAGCTGGTGTTTCCAGGGGAAACCCCCTTGTCGTGAAACCCCCTGTCGTTACTTCAGAACGTGGAAAATTACGAGAAGCGGCTGAGATTAATAGGCCTGGTGCTAAGCCAGCTGTTATTAGTAAAACCGACCATAAATTCAACGCCAGCTCAATTCCTGAAACAGAAAACATTCCCAAGAAAACAATCAGAAAGCCTCTGGAAGGCATCTCGGAGATGAAGCgaaaagaagaaagcgaaaaCGTGCTTGTTGTTCCGAAGACACCAGCGTTAGGGCCAGTTACTCGGGCCAGAGCTCCTAAGAAAACAAATGAAACTATCCGAACACCACGTCCCGCTGTTCCAGATGCAAAATCCGAATTAACAACGCTTCCACCTAATAAACCACGCGGAGGATCCACTAATCTCACCATACCAAAGATTACTGAAAAGCCCGTGCCCAAAATAGCACCTCCCGCTGTTCCACAAGCGGAAACCGGATTACCAGCACACCCACCTAATAGACCGCAAAGTGTACTCACTCCTTTGACACCAATTATTCCTGAAAAGCCAGTTGTCGAAATAACGCCTCCCGTTGTTCGAGAAGCGAAAACCGAATTACCAGCCCTCCCACCTAGTAAACCACAAGGTGCACCCACTCCTATGACACGGCCAAAGATTTCTGAAAAACCGGTGCCCGAAATAGCACCTCCCGCTGTTCCAGAAGACAAAACTGAATTACCAGCACTCGCACCCAGTAGACGCGCAAGTGCACCCACTGCTGTGTCACTACCAAATATTCCAGAAGAGCCGGTGCCCGAAAAAGCACCTCCCTCCGTTCCAGAAGCCAAAACCGAATTACCAGCGCTCGCACCTAGTAGACCACCAAGTGCGCCCACTGCTATCACACCGCCAAAGATTGCTGAAAAGCCGGTGCCCGAAATAGCACCTCCCGCTGTTCCAGAAGACAAAACCGTATTGCCAGCACTCGCACCCAGCATGCCACCAAGTGCACCCACTCCTATGACACCGCCAAAGATTGCTGAAAACACGGTGCCCGAAATAGCACCTCCCGCTGTTCCAGAAGACAAAACCGTATTACCAGCACTCGCACCCAGTATACCACCAAGTTCACTCACTCCTATGACACCTCCAAAGATTGCTGAAAAGCCGGCACCAGAAATACCACCTCCCGCTGTTACAGAAGACAAAGCCGAATTACCAGCACTCGCACCGAGTATACCACCAAGTGTACCCACTCCTATGACACCGCCAAGGATTCTGGGAAAGCCGGAGGCGGAAACAGCATCTCCCGCTGTTCCAGAAGCATTCGCATCTAATAAAAAACAAAGCGCGCGCACTCCTTTAACAATGCCAATGATTACTGAAAAGCCGCTCCCAGAATCTTCTTTGGGCGCCGGTTTGAGAAGTAATGCTACTCCAACACCTACTGCAAAACCGGAGTCTGTAAGGAACGCCCCTCTCGCACGTCCAGGCACCACTCCAACGTTCTCAAAGCCTGATGTCAGAAAACCAGCTTCGTTCTCGTTTGAAAAAACTCCCACAAAGAACGCGCCCTCTAATATCAGGAGAGAAAACATTCCTTCACGAATCCGAATCGGACATCCAGGATTGGGGCGATCCGAAGAACAACGAATGTGGCGAGGATACGTGCAGCCTGGATTCAGAGGTTCCTCGTCTTTCAGACCTGCAACAAGGCTTTCTGGGACTCTGCCTTGGCAAGGGTGGCCGTCCATTTCTCAAGAATTCCCGCAAGCCATCGGTGCCCGGGCTTCTAATCAACCTAGAAAAATCACCAACAAATATAATAGAATATTTTCGACATCTAGGAACCTCGGTAGAGGTGAGGGGAGAAGTACTTGGTTGGCAATGATTCCATTTTCAACATTCCTACTTCGATTGAAAAAGTTTGAGGTGCTGCAGAAAGTTCCTGTATGGTATCCTCTAACATCAGAGTATCTCTTGTGCAAAGGAATTCATTGGCAGCCGAATTATTTCCTAACGCTGCCATTCAAAAATGCATTACAAACATCTCAATCAAGTGGCCGTACCCCCGCAATGAATCCAAGCCTTCTGAAGAGAAATGATTTCAGGAGATTATTTAGTTCAGCAATGCTTACTGCCAGACTAATTTCGCGGAACCAAAAGCCTCCCTTTGTCCATCCGCCTGTGAGCAAGGGCCAAGGGCTATGGTCACATTGGCAAAGGCAGCATCCGGTAAATGGACAACACCTCCACATTTATCATGGGAAAGCTGTTGTTCCGCGAGGAGCGTACCTTAGGGCTGCAAAACCTAAAGGCGAGACCTCAGTCTTTCGTGTGTGGCCATGGCATCGTATTTATGCACGACAGGTGCTAAACAAATTTACCAAAGCGGAGAGCTATCCAAGAGCTCCTTCGGTATTGTCTACCATCCGAAACAAAATCGCGTACCCTTCTTTGTTGGCGTGATTGCACCGGAAACTATGACCACTACTTCATAAAAACATTATTTTATATAACCAGCAGAGACGAATAAGGTGGCCAGTATTACATTTTATATTAGCGAGGCCGCTTTCGAAAAATCGACCGCAAACTGAATTACCCACTCTTTTTGTTTGAGGCGATGCGATTGCAAAAATGACCCATAATTCCTAAGCATGATGCAACATACTAAAAGGAAAAGCTACTTGCCCCGGTCGGTGTGAAAGCAAATTTTAGGTGGGCATTACTAGTGCTCTCCGATGTGGATATTCACCCGTATAGTATGTCATATTGGTGCTACATGCGGACCCATGCCGTACTGTGGCCAAGGAAATTTACCACAATAATGTCAAAGCGACATTGCCCAAATAACCAAATGCTTTGTTTGGACGCATCTGAAAAATAGTATATCTCTCGCAATAGAAATTTCCTATTATCAATGGCACACACTTAGCGCAATAGCATAAAAAAAGTTCAGTTTTATTCGAGAAGTAAGATCTGTAGGAACTAGGTTTTTCTGAGAATATCTTAAGGACAAAGCTCTGGCCTGAGGCCGGAACTCTTATTTTATTAGCTCCACAGCCAAGCCCCTGTCTGCGATGATCgcataaggttttttttttgctagcgaTATTAAGTTACATTGAACTCTGTTAAATTTGAATAAAGATAAAAAAACTTGTGTGCTCATTTTTGTGTCAATTTTTGCAGAGCGGCCACGCATTAACCATCGTATGCCGTCTAAACAACGATAGGAAAATTTTATCAACACCGTCATCATGCTCActtcgcccactgcaggacaaaggcctgacGGATAACTCTCCAATTAACTATGTCCTGTGTAAGCTGTGCcggcttacccccccccccccccccctaactgcTTAAAATGTCATTCGCCCACCTTTCTGCTGCCCAACTCTACGCTTGTCTTCCCTTGctgtcccataggtgagcacTGCCCGATAAGTGAGCactggtaagatacaactgtCATATACAGTAGGACTACACACAAACCTCTTCTGCACCAGTCAGGCGAATTTCCTGTCTGCATGTTGCAGTAGTGCTTTCGTTCGATTCCAAGTTCATGATACTTTCTTAAATTTCTGACACGCGTTtctttcaacataaagactggctttggaaaactgaaactttaaaTGTCAGCACCGGCAAAATACAGGTGCCTtgtacttttctcttcagggatattcgtaagctgccattcatgatctgaatgaacctgccaaatgcgccccaccgcattcttattctcctagttatttccaCATCATGCTTGAAATTGTTACATCACTACTAAAATTTTTGTTTCTGTGAGCATATTTTTCCTTACTATTTCTCTTCTGGTAAAACAAAAGTGATCAAATATCTACTCCTTTATCACCAACATTGCCTCTGCACGTCTACCGTACCTCAGGGGCGAGAGCTGAGGCGAGGCACTTAGCGGCTCTCGAAAGCATTGTTACCGCGCGCTGCGCCGGCTGACAATGCATGTGAGCCAGCACACCTTACCCCCATCTCTGTGGCTGTAGTACCTCCTCCTGAATGGGATGTCCACACACTCCTCCTCTCGTCTACAGATTCACAAGGAAGAAAATGTGTCAAGCAAATGTTCTCAAACACCGCAAAAAGAATTGTTCAATCGAAATCAATGAAGTTAGTTTGGCTAAACGAGCTCGGATAAAGTGCTCTGCCGCAGTTTATGTTTGGTAACCGACCAAATGAAGCGCATGAGGTTATTTCGCTCTTTCATCGTTGTATCCTTCAACTCCACCTTTTAAGGAGAATGAAAGATTGTCTTACAAAAAACAATTGCTTCCCTtggtcctttgccagcggcggccaccgtatccccacaaacttcttggcctcatccgctcacctaactttctgct
Protein-coding sequences here:
- the LOC144121695 gene encoding uncharacterized protein LOC144121695 isoform X1 — translated: MQREQDGSPCWDPGRGICFSGRCYAIRSNAQEFNNQQDFNEMQQVLRRFRRHSHSRTLRKFKRQIFESLRSKIEHEKERLLGSFEDSSSEESSSSSSRNKKKREKHSSRASHKKRNKHGDLRRRIIDSRERLERRRERLREYLAEKREERHRRREELAEKVTTAAATVATFLKERLQNATDRVKDTLRLDEHKEDKRELEKSGKVGTLGSFNGGTRGPTPGIYSKPKVDKISGSSFLSPNGETPRRASTKVDRHPVRGYREREVGRRTFEAKTGNGTHGAAGNAFGVREAGVSRGNPLVVKPPVVTSERGKLREAAEINRPGAKPAVISKTDHKFNASSIPETENIPKKTIRKPLEGISEMKRKEESENVLVVPKTPALGPVTRARAPKKTNETIRTPRPAVPDAKSELTTLPPNKPRGGSTNLTIPKITEKPVPKIAPPAVPQAETGLPAHPPNRPQSVLTPLTPIIPEKPVVEITPPVVREAKTELPALPPSKPQGAPTPMTRPKISEKPVPEIAPPAVPEDKTELPALAPSRRASAPTAVSLPNIPEEPVPEKAPPSVPEAKTELPALAPSRPPSAPTAITPPKIAEKPVPEIAPPAVPEDKTVLPALAPSMPPSAPTPMTPPKIAENTVPEIAPPAVPEDKTVLPALAPSIPPSSLTPMTPPKIAEKPAPEIPPPAVTEDKAELPALAPSIPPSVPTPMTPPRILGKPEAETASPAVPEAFASNKKQSARTPLTMPMITEKPLPESSLGAGLRSNATPTPTAKPESVRNAPLARPGTTPTFSKPDVRKPASFSFEKTPTKNAPSNIRRENIPSRIRIGHPGLGRSEEQRMWRGYVQPGFRGSSSFRPATRLSGTLPWQGWPSISQEFPQAIGARASNQPRKITNKYNRIFSTSRNLGRGEGRSTWLAMIPFSTFLLRLKKFEVLQKVPVWYPLTSEYLLCKGIHWQPNYFLTLPFKNALQTSQSSGRTPAMNPSLLKRNDFRRLFSSAMLTARLISRNQKPPFVHPPVSKGQGLWSHWQRQHPVNGQHLHIYHGKAVVPRGAYLRAAKPKGETSVFRVWPWHRIYARQVLNKFTKAESYPRAPSVLSTIRNKIAYPSLLA